The genomic window TCGAATGAGTTGATTGTTGACATTGTAAAACTAATAAATGATTCCTCACCTGATGGCTTGTTCTCGTTGGGCCTTTCGAACTTCAGGTTTCTGGTTCCTCTTGGCCATTATATCAGCAAGAGAAGCTCCAGTGATGGCTCTCTGGAATTTAACAGCCCTGcgagttcttttcttttgaatctcTTCCTGAGGAAAAAACAGCATTTCATTCACTGGagagtttgaaagaaaaattatccacaGGAAGAATTAGAGCACTAACTTAGAAACAAAGTAACCCAaccttttgttttacaaaaagGTCAGAGAGGTGGAACAGCTGGCCTAAGGCCATGTAGTTATTAAAagtcaagacagcaagcagtacATCCCAGTTTCTgaccaaattcagtgttctttctatctTGAAACAAATTAGTGGGAAATGTGCCTGTTTTATTATTCCAAGGGCAGGTAATTCAGTAAAAGAATTCCACTTCAAATATTCAGTGGCAAATGCCACTTCATTTAACTATTGaccatttttattgctttttcaaaGTTAGAAAATCCAAGTGTCCAGTTTCTGCTTTATCTAGTAGCTGGCTTTCACATGAACAAGCAACAGGAAATATGGATCCTCTAAAACCtaacaccaaaaaaacaaaatgaaatacatacCAGACACTTGACAATGCTCCTACACCCTCTATTTAgtaaagattaaatttaaagtcTTAGACACCTCTTCACCCCGCCTTGTTTACTACATCTAAATAAAGCAATTACAAAGACTTGCCAATTGTACCTCCATATCTTCTCACCAATGTATTCCACCATCTGTCTCCATCAAGCCAACAGCTCTAGTTTAAGCCCTACTAATGTTTAATTGGTGTCCACCTTACACTTTAATGCCAAAGTGATACGCCTAAAAGCATTTATGAACATGCAACTTCACTTGTTGTTTCAGTGGACTACTCTCCTGCTCACTAAATATTCCACACTATATCAAAATACCCTAAAATTCAGGCAAACTGGCCTAATCTCTATCCTTTATACTTGATGACCCTCTATGTTTAACACACACATCCCTTCCTGACCTCAGCATATCAAAACTTGTTTCAAACCTCAGTTTCATCCACCTCCTAAACAAGGTCATAAGCAGGTTCGCTTCAAGTGCTAGGCATTCACCTGCCCCAAAACCTTGTACGTATTTTTACTTGTACATGTTTTCCCAAAGTTAGAAATAAATTCCTTTGAGGCAGAGATATTTTAATCTATCACCAGGATCTTGTATAGTATCTCTCTTAATATATGCCTGCTGATTATTACCTGTATGCTGACCCATATTTAAGATTAGacaatgggggggaggggaattaagtgcttactatatgcccaCTGTGCCTATcacaaatatatttgatttttacaattctGTGTGAAGTAAGagtgattatcctcattttacagttgatgaaaTAGGTTGATTTGTGATTTGCAGCATCATCCAGCTATGGTCTGGTGCTAAAATTGACTCCAGGTTTTCTGAACTCTGGATTCAGCTTccatacactgtgccacctagatgcttcTTGGGTTAGCGAATATATCAGAGAGAAATAGATTAAACACAATAGCATCAGAAGGCCTGGATCATCAATGTCTAGCTTTTTTTCCTAGGCTGCCAACTGTGATCTTAGATAAATCATAGCACCTCTATTCCTCATAGGCTTCAGCTGTTTATCAGTAAATGAAGGGCATTAGACTAGTTGACCTACATAAGTTGTAtgtaaatgtaaactgttatcaCATTATTAAAGTTTATTCTATTTCCAATGGAACAACTTTTAAAAGACTTGATTCTTTAACTCTACTCCACTCTTGTATCTTATTTCTTTCACAGTACATTTTCAATTTTGTACctcaaaagatgaaatttaaccACCTATTGTAAGATTCTTCTCTTGCTATGATTCTCAATACCATCCTTTGGAGTATTCCAGAATTAAATCAACACATAATTAACCTCCAATTATATCAATATCAAATGTAATCATTTCAAAAAatatcacaaaaagaaaaagattcagtTGTCAGCTAAAAAACTCTTACAAATTATCAAAATGATTATTctattacaaatgaaaataaaacgaCACAAATTAAGGTTATCTTTTAaggttactttttttaaaaattccaacaaTTTATTAATCTGTTCTATTTCCACTAATTCCAGCTTACACTTCCAGTATGTTTTAGATAATCTTTAAATTTGAACTTGCTTTTCCTAGTTGCCTTGAAAGACCCCTGCCTTTGTATATAGTCTATGAGGATAACATTAAAACCAAATTGTACTTATGATATACACCATTTGTAGTTAAGTTGCTTAACCTTTCAAAATCTTAGGAAAGATCACTTTGATTTGGTGGCTAAAGTTCCCTATTCTAGGTTAAGATTGAAAAAAGGCCCACCAAAACACCAAACATATTTTACTAACCGACTGGCCCTTTTTGTGCTTTCTTCTATACAGGACAGTCCAATTGATCTGCCGAGGGTTCCTCTTTGAAAGAAATGCAGACTCGCATTTTGCATTCAAAAACTGGAAAACCTatggtgaaaaaaatttaagacgaTCTGCTCACAAAAAATTTCAAAGCTTCAGCTATCATACAATGCAAAGAATTGTTATCCCTTTATGCAAATGACAACTAGTAGAAAGCCAGAAATCATTATTATAAACTGCCAAAATTAAATTATACTATAAGAAAGTAATGGCTTACATAATGGAATACGGAATAAATGGAATGGGGTTCAGGGAAGCCTGTATGAAGTAATGCAGAGTGAAGTCAGCAAAATCAGAACATGAGAATAACActgtaaaagggggaaaaaaaacttttgcaaagaGATTTTTCAACCAATGTGACTCGAATAAAGGTGTTGACGGATTCAAAATGATGAATAAGTCatttgggagggggggagggtGACAATGTAGAAATGTGCAATGAGAAATCTCATTTACAAAAATCTTGCTTTCCTTCCAAATTGGGATGGAGTGAAAATATTAgtggaaaaatagaaagtaagcCCGACTACAGTCATTAGGGACACAAAAGAAACAGAGTGCTAGCCTCCCTCCGGGGCCGCGGCGGAAGCTCGTAGCTGCCCCGGGCCTGCTCGGCGCCACCTTCACGTCCCGGGCCCGGGCGCAGCGCGAGAGCGTCTCACCTTCCCGTCCGTTCGGGCATAGCGCCTCCCATGCCCCGGGTAGATCTTGTACCCGCTGAAACTGCACAGCTCGACCCTGAAAAGAGAACCAGGGAAATCAGTCACCGAGGGCGTCCCAAGGGAGAAAGCGCCATGTCGGCAGAGGCCTCCCGGGCGAGGATGGACGTGGATTGGAAAGCTAGCATCTTTACTTACTTCATGACTGCAAGCAGCAGGAAGATGgcgaaaaggaagagagaattgtgggaaggattctTATATACGGGGGCGGTCTTCTCTGGCGTCTTCCGTCCTACGCTCACATTAGACGCCTCGAGATGACGCTACTTCCGGCGATGGGTCAAACATTTGGGTAGCGGCGTTTTGGTAAGGGAAGCGACACAAGGAAACACAAAAAGTACGTTCTTTAATCGGTAACCTGGTACTTTTTGATCGAACTAAATCACGTTTTATTCTTTAGGGCTTGATATAAAACCTCCCCGTGAACTAAGCAGGATAATTATTGTcccctttttataaatgaagaaacagggtCCGGGAAGGGAAACAACTTATGGTTCCTAGTAACAACTATCTATTCAGAATTGCAGACTGAAGAACATACTTCCCCGGTGACACACCGAGGAGAACCCAGGGTCTTGCCGCTGTGCCCGAGGGGGCGAATCAAACTGAGACACTGAGTCCCAGTGCGACAGTGAACTTGACCTTATAAGTTCCGCTCCCTAAACTCTAGAGCTCCCGAGCCGCCGGCATAGTCACATGGGGCTGCCCACGGCCATACATCCCGGcacctcttcccttccccctctctctccccgcCCCAGGCTCAGCCAGCATGTCCTCTTTGTCCACTTGGCTCCGAGGTTACGGGAATACCAGCGCTTGAAATACAAGAGCCAGGGGTCGGATTCTAGCCTGAAGTGACTCCCAGATGGCGGCGGGGCTATAAGGGCGCAGGCCTGATCAGCTGCTCCCCTCCACGTCTCTCCAGTAGCAGAGCCCAAATCGCCCCGCCCCCTcgcctttctcctccctcctgtTCCGCCTTCTCCCTAGATCCCCGCCCTAGTCTTCTAACCCACCCTCAGAAAGAAGTGTGACCTTTgtcccagcagtgttactactgggtttatatcccaaagagatatcaaagaagggaaagggacttgtatgtgcaagaatgtttgtggcagccctctttgtagtggccagaaactggaaattgaatggatgcccatcaattggagaatggctgaataagttatgatacatgaatgttatggaatattattgttctgtaagaaatgaccagcaggatgaatacagagaggcctggagagacttacatgaactgatgctgagtgaaatgagcagaaccaggagatcattatatacttcaacaacactatGATGATCAATGGGCGTGGACTTCTtctacaatgagatgaaccaaatcagttccaatacagcagtaatgaattgaaccagctacacccagcaaaagaactctggagaaagaatGTGAACCACAAGATTTCttctccttctgttattgtctgcttgcatttttgtttttcttaagatatttttaccttctttctaaatctgatttttcttgtgcagcaagataacagtttggacatgtatacatatattgtattcaacatatactttaacatatttaacatgtattggtcaacctgccatctggggggggggaagaggggaaaaattggaacaaaaggtttcgcaagggtcaatgctgaaaagttacccatgcatatatcttgtaaataaaaaactaaaataaaaaaagaagaagaagaagaatcagcTTGGTGTGCTAGGGAGAGCTCTGGTCCCAAGTCTTGACTTACGGGTCTGtaaccttttcccttctcttagaCTTCTGTTGAGTCATTTAAAAATGAGCttcggatttttttttttaatttaaattaaaacaaacaaacaaacaatctttTCTTGTCTCTCCCAATCCTcccctgtaaagggctgaaactccgAATAGGTTCACTGGAATCAagacaacctagcacttaaggctaattacctattggacaatactctattagcaaaTGCTTGgaaaaaatggctcttctcactattctgtgctagcttgatcttttggtgtatacagataattgtaggaaggattaggaggtggagtgagacaagccagactcactttggaggaggacaaggagaagggaggttggtggagagtgtgtggcagttttgtccatccccttcacttctccccctaaaaccaagggacttttgcttatcctgattccggctgattctgaggcctccagagaGTTAATCCAGATTTCACACTCTCCTTCTCAAGAAAGAGAATAGGAAAATTCTCCTTATAAATGTGCTTAAATTAGCAAAACAGTAATTTTCATCATGAGTTATtgggaattgaattagatcattgtattgttgagaagagctaaatcaatcatagctgatcatcacaattgtgttgctattactgtgtacagtgttctgattttgctcacttcattttgtatctaaTCTTATGAATCTtaacaggtttttctgaattgtcaccctgcttgtcatttcctagagcacaataatatttcattacaatcatacatactacttattcagccatgtgcatcctctcaatttccactTCCTTACCACCACAGAAAAGAGCAGCTACAgatattttt from Sminthopsis crassicaudata isolate SCR6 chromosome 3, ASM4859323v1, whole genome shotgun sequence includes these protein-coding regions:
- the RPL24 gene encoding large ribosomal subunit protein eL24, with protein sequence MKVELCSFSGYKIYPGHGRRYARTDGKVFQFLNAKCESAFLSKRNPRQINWTVLYRRKHKKGQSEEIQKKRTRRAVKFQRAITGASLADIMAKRNQKPEVRKAQREQAIRAAKEAKKAKQATKKTAASAAKAPTKAAPKQKIVKPVKVSAPRVGGKR